The following coding sequences are from one Pseudomonas oryzae window:
- a CDS encoding LysR family transcriptional regulator, with protein MITWCNPLNLNHLRHLVALAEHQSFRKAADALCLTQPALSRSLQALEQELGVRLIDRLGKRNILTAHGRQVVDHARRMLFEAAELQRGIRQLESGQLGDLSLGLGPTPAAILMTPFLRHMATAHPRVRVKVARGAVNRLLQSLREEAVDIIVIDHRALAVSDDLQVELLPPLRGGFVCRAGHPLREPAQADLQALRAYPVASMPLSDEIARNLVTELGTDAHPERLMTISCEDVSSVLEVVEATDAVFFGIFASARAHLADGRLHELRVQPHVERTGQYALVSLAGRSESPALTLFRRFVHAYFKECAEDPAGGD; from the coding sequence TTGATTACATGGTGTAATCCTTTGAACCTCAATCACCTTCGCCACCTGGTGGCGCTCGCCGAGCATCAGTCGTTCCGCAAGGCAGCCGATGCGCTCTGCCTGACCCAGCCGGCGCTGAGTCGCAGCCTGCAGGCCCTGGAGCAGGAGCTGGGGGTGCGCCTGATCGACCGCCTGGGCAAGCGCAACATCCTCACTGCCCATGGCCGACAGGTGGTCGACCATGCCCGGCGGATGCTGTTCGAGGCCGCCGAATTGCAGCGCGGCATCAGGCAGCTGGAAAGCGGCCAGCTCGGCGACCTCAGCCTCGGTCTGGGGCCGACGCCGGCCGCGATCCTGATGACGCCGTTCCTGCGCCACATGGCGACCGCGCATCCGCGCGTCAGGGTCAAGGTGGCCCGCGGTGCGGTGAACCGGCTGCTGCAGTCCCTGCGCGAGGAGGCGGTGGACATCATCGTCATCGACCACCGGGCCCTGGCCGTCTCGGACGATCTGCAGGTCGAGCTGCTGCCGCCGCTGCGCGGCGGTTTCGTCTGCCGCGCCGGGCATCCCTTGCGCGAACCTGCCCAGGCCGATCTGCAGGCATTGCGCGCGTACCCCGTGGCGTCCATGCCGCTGAGCGACGAAATCGCCCGCAACCTGGTCACCGAGCTGGGTACCGACGCCCATCCCGAGCGCTTGATGACGATCAGTTGCGAGGATGTGAGCAGCGTGCTCGAGGTCGTCGAGGCCACGGATGCGGTCTTCTTCGGCATCTTCGCCAGCGCCCGCGCACATCTGGCGGATGGCCGGCTGCATGAGCTGCGGGTGCAGCCACATGTCGAACGCACCGGGCAGTATGCGCTGGTCAGTCTCGCCGGTCGCAGCGAGTCGCCGGCGCTGACGCTCTTTCGCCGCTTCGTGCACGCGTACTTCAAGGAGTGCGCGGAGGATCCGGCCGGCGGCGATTGA
- a CDS encoding amidohydrolase: protein MTRKNLQLAAIGLATSSMWLSLAAPAQAIEASVLTSIQSRVGAIESKMIGWQRDIHQHPELSNQEHRTARLVADHLRSLGLKVSTGVGGTGVVGILEGGRPGRVVALRADMDALPIKELTDLPFASKAKGMHMGKEVDVMHACGHDGHTAILMATAEVLAGMREQIPGTVKFIFQPAEEGHSEEPHDEHAHIGAQAMIDAGVLENPKVDAIFGLHLIPAFPTGTVAYRPGPILASGDAFALKVTGKQTHGGFPWNGIDPIVSSAQIIMGMQTIVSRQLNLSREPAVISIGSIHGGNRENIIPESVEMLGTVRTFDDGMRDETLKRMQVTAESIAQASGAKAEIKFLKPAYATTVNDASLTERMAPTLRQVTGGQAVIAPKLSASEDFSAYQKQVPGLFFFLGSTDPKQDPKTAAPNHSPYFKIDEAALAVGARSMVALALDYLNSPNP, encoded by the coding sequence ATGACAAGAAAAAATCTGCAGCTCGCCGCCATCGGGCTGGCAACGAGCAGCATGTGGTTGAGCCTTGCCGCACCCGCCCAGGCCATCGAGGCGAGTGTGCTGACCAGTATCCAGTCCCGTGTCGGCGCCATCGAAAGCAAGATGATCGGCTGGCAGCGCGACATCCACCAGCATCCGGAGCTGTCCAACCAGGAGCATCGCACCGCCAGGCTGGTCGCCGATCACCTGCGCAGCCTGGGTCTCAAGGTCAGCACCGGTGTCGGTGGCACCGGCGTGGTCGGCATCCTCGAAGGCGGCAGGCCGGGCAGGGTGGTTGCCTTGCGCGCGGACATGGACGCCCTGCCGATCAAGGAGCTGACCGACCTGCCGTTCGCCTCCAAGGCCAAGGGCATGCACATGGGCAAGGAGGTGGATGTCATGCACGCCTGCGGGCATGACGGGCACACCGCCATCCTGATGGCGACCGCCGAAGTGCTGGCGGGCATGCGCGAGCAGATTCCGGGCACCGTCAAGTTCATCTTCCAGCCCGCGGAGGAAGGTCACTCCGAGGAGCCGCACGACGAGCATGCGCACATCGGCGCACAGGCGATGATCGACGCCGGCGTGCTGGAGAACCCGAAGGTCGACGCCATCTTCGGCCTGCATCTGATTCCGGCCTTCCCGACCGGCACGGTCGCCTATCGCCCCGGCCCGATCCTGGCCTCCGGCGACGCCTTTGCCCTGAAGGTCACGGGCAAGCAGACCCACGGCGGTTTCCCGTGGAACGGCATCGACCCCATCGTGAGTTCCGCACAGATCATCATGGGCATGCAGACCATCGTCAGCCGCCAGCTCAACCTGTCGCGCGAGCCGGCGGTCATTTCGATCGGCTCGATCCACGGCGGCAACCGGGAAAACATCATCCCGGAAAGCGTCGAGATGCTCGGCACCGTTCGCACCTTCGATGACGGCATGCGCGACGAAACGCTCAAGCGCATGCAGGTCACCGCCGAGTCCATCGCCCAGGCCAGCGGCGCCAAGGCCGAGATCAAGTTCCTCAAGCCGGCCTATGCCACCACCGTCAACGATGCCAGCCTGACCGAGCGTATGGCCCCGACCCTGCGCCAGGTCACCGGCGGCCAGGCGGTGATCGCGCCCAAGCTCAGCGCCTCCGAAGACTTCTCGGCCTATCAGAAGCAGGTGCCGGGCCTGTTCTTCTTCCTCGGCTCGACCGACCCGAAGCAGGACCCGAAAACCGCCGCGCCCAACCATTCGCCCTATTTCAAGATCGATGAAGCCGCGCTGGCCGTCGGTGCGCGCAGCATGGTGGCGTTGGCGCTGGACTACCTGAACTCGCCCAATCCTTGA
- a CDS encoding efflux transporter outer membrane subunit produces the protein MIHKAFAPALLALALSACAVGPDYQAPAPAPAQLGSLEAAGYDRSRFETTWWRQFDDPTLSQLVAQALDGNRELRVAFARFQAARALRDDAANDRLPTVTSRASGDFGKSQQPGFGEQRVQVERYDLGLDMAWELDLFGRIQRQIEASAAQSEAAEAALYQLQVSLIAELVDAYGNLRGAQLRERIARANLHNQQESRDLIEQLRDAGVGSELDVLRSDARLAATEASLPQLQAEAARARHRIATLLGQRPEQLNVDLAPKPLPVIAKALPIGDPAELLRRRPDIRVAERQLAAATANVGVATADLFPRVSLAGFLGFTAGRGSQLGAADARAWGVAPTLSWAAFDFGSVRARLRGAEAEADGALAQYEQQVLLALEETANAFSDYGKRQQRLLSLVRQAEASRAAAEQAAIRYREGVVDFLVLLDAERERLAAEDAQAQGEVELYRGIVGIYKALGGGWQPSS, from the coding sequence ATGATCCACAAGGCATTCGCCCCGGCCCTGCTGGCCCTGGCCCTCTCCGCCTGCGCCGTCGGCCCGGACTACCAGGCGCCGGCCCCCGCGCCGGCGCAGCTGGGCAGCCTGGAAGCCGCTGGCTACGATCGCAGTCGTTTCGAGACGACCTGGTGGCGGCAGTTCGACGACCCGACCCTGAGCCAGCTGGTGGCGCAGGCGCTGGACGGCAACCGCGAACTGCGCGTGGCCTTCGCCCGTTTCCAGGCGGCCCGCGCGCTGCGCGACGATGCGGCCAACGACCGACTGCCGACCGTCACCAGCCGCGCCAGCGGCGACTTCGGCAAGTCCCAGCAGCCCGGCTTCGGCGAGCAGCGGGTGCAGGTCGAGCGCTACGACCTCGGCCTGGACATGGCCTGGGAGCTCGACCTGTTCGGCCGCATCCAGCGGCAGATCGAGGCCAGCGCGGCGCAGAGCGAGGCCGCCGAGGCGGCGCTGTACCAGCTGCAGGTCAGCCTGATCGCCGAGCTGGTCGATGCCTACGGCAACCTGCGCGGCGCCCAGCTGCGCGAGCGCATCGCCCGCGCCAACCTGCACAATCAGCAGGAGTCGCGTGACCTGATCGAGCAGCTGCGCGATGCCGGCGTCGGCAGCGAACTGGACGTGCTGCGCAGCGACGCCCGTCTGGCCGCCACCGAGGCCAGCCTGCCGCAGCTGCAGGCCGAGGCCGCGCGTGCCCGCCATCGCATCGCCACCCTGCTCGGCCAGCGGCCGGAGCAGTTGAACGTGGATCTGGCGCCCAAGCCGCTGCCGGTGATCGCCAAGGCCCTGCCGATCGGCGATCCCGCCGAGCTGCTGCGCCGCCGTCCCGACATCCGCGTGGCCGAACGCCAGCTGGCGGCCGCCACCGCCAATGTCGGGGTGGCCACCGCCGACCTGTTCCCGCGGGTGAGCCTGGCGGGCTTCCTCGGCTTCACCGCCGGGCGCGGCTCGCAGCTGGGCGCCGCAGATGCGCGCGCCTGGGGCGTGGCGCCGACGCTCAGCTGGGCGGCCTTCGACTTCGGCAGCGTGCGTGCCCGTCTGCGCGGCGCCGAGGCCGAGGCCGACGGCGCGCTGGCGCAGTACGAGCAGCAGGTATTGCTGGCCCTCGAGGAAACCGCGAACGCCTTCAGCGACTACGGCAAGCGCCAGCAGCGTCTGCTGTCGCTGGTACGCCAGGCGGAGGCCAGCCGCGCCGCCGCCGAGCAGGCGGCGATCCGCTACCGCGAGGGTGTGGTGGACTTCCTGGTGCTGCTCGACGCCGAGCGCGAACGGCTGGCCGCCGAGGATGCCCAGGCCCAGGGCGAGGTCGAGCTGTATCGCGGCATCGTCGGTATCTACAAGGCGCTTGGCGGGGGCTGGCAGCCGAGTAGCTGA
- a CDS encoding efflux RND transporter permease subunit, with product MNFSQFFIQRPIFAAVLSLLILIGGGISLFQLPISEYPEVVPPTVVVRANFPGANPKVIGETVAAPLEQAIVGVEGMLYMSSQSTNDGKLSLTVTFALGTDLDNAQVQVQNRVTRSMPTLPTEVQRLGVTVDKASPDLTMVVHLTSPDNRYDMLYLSNYAALNVKDELARLDGVGDVQLFGMGDYSLRVWLDPNKVASRNLTASDVVAAIREQNRQVAAGALGAPPVAGGNSFQLSINAQGRLVSEEEFENIVVHVGAQGEITRLKDIARVELGSSQYALRSLLNNQPAVAIPVFQRPGSNAIAISDAVRQRMAELKRNFPQGVDYQIVYDPTIFVRGSIEAVVHTLLEAVVLVVLVVILFLQTWRASIIPLAAVPVSLIGTFAVMHLLGFSLNALSLFGLVLAIGIVVDDAIVVVENVERNIGLGKSPVEATRQAMKEVTGPIIATALVLCAVFVPTAFISGLTGQFYQQFALTIAISTVISAFNSLTLSPALAAVLLKDHHTPRDRFSRLLDRLLGGWLFAPFNRLFERASHGYVGSVRRVLRGSSIAMLIYGGLLGLGYLGFSSTPTGFVPPQDKQYLIAFAQLPDAATLDRTEAVIKRMSDIAGQHPGVADTVAFPGLSINGFTNSPNSGIVFTPLKPFDERKDPSMSAGAIAAELNRQFAGIQDAYIAIFPPPPVMGLGTIGGFRLQLEDRGGLGYEELYRQTQNIIAKARQLPELNPMSVFTSYQVNVPQVDAAIDREKAKTHGVAISDIFDTLQVYLGSLYANDFNRFGRTYQVNVQADQQFRLEPEQIGQLKVRNDRGEMIPLSTFVKVQDSAGPDRVMHYNGFITAELNGAAAPGYSSGQAEAAIARLLAAELPNGMSYEWTDLTYQQILAGNTAVFIFPLCVLLAFLVLAAQYESWSLPLAVILIVPTVLVSAIAGVILSGGDNNIFTQIGLIVLVGLACKNAILIVEFAKELQEAGMDRVAAVLEACRLRLRPILMTSIAFIMGVVPLVLSSGAGAEMRHAMGVAVFSGMIGVTFFGLLLTPVFYVLIRGVVERREARKAARAPQLKEAHA from the coding sequence ATTCTTCATCCAGCGGCCGATCTTCGCCGCGGTGCTGTCGCTGCTGATCCTCATCGGCGGCGGCATCTCGCTGTTCCAGCTGCCGATCAGCGAGTACCCGGAAGTGGTGCCGCCCACCGTGGTGGTGCGCGCCAACTTCCCCGGCGCCAACCCCAAGGTGATCGGCGAGACCGTGGCCGCGCCGCTGGAGCAGGCCATCGTCGGCGTCGAGGGCATGCTCTACATGTCCTCGCAGTCGACCAACGACGGCAAGCTCAGCCTGACCGTCACCTTCGCCCTCGGCACCGACCTGGACAACGCCCAGGTGCAGGTGCAGAACCGCGTCACCCGCAGCATGCCGACCCTGCCGACCGAAGTGCAGCGCCTCGGCGTGACCGTGGACAAGGCCTCTCCCGACCTGACCATGGTGGTGCACCTGACCTCGCCGGATAACCGCTACGACATGCTCTACCTGTCCAACTACGCCGCGCTCAACGTCAAGGACGAGCTGGCGCGGTTGGACGGCGTGGGCGACGTGCAGCTGTTCGGCATGGGCGACTACTCGCTGCGCGTCTGGCTCGACCCGAACAAGGTCGCCTCGCGCAACCTCACCGCCAGCGACGTGGTCGCCGCCATCCGCGAGCAGAACCGCCAGGTGGCGGCCGGCGCGCTCGGCGCCCCGCCGGTGGCGGGCGGCAACAGCTTCCAGCTGTCGATCAACGCGCAGGGCCGCCTGGTCAGCGAGGAGGAGTTCGAGAACATCGTCGTGCATGTCGGCGCGCAGGGCGAAATCACCCGCCTGAAGGACATCGCCCGCGTCGAACTGGGTTCGAGCCAGTACGCCCTGCGCTCGCTGCTGAACAACCAGCCGGCGGTGGCCATCCCGGTGTTCCAGCGTCCCGGCTCCAATGCCATCGCGATCTCCGACGCGGTGCGTCAGCGCATGGCCGAGCTGAAGCGGAACTTCCCGCAGGGCGTGGACTACCAGATCGTCTACGACCCGACCATCTTCGTCCGTGGCTCGATCGAGGCGGTGGTGCACACCCTGCTCGAAGCCGTGGTGCTGGTGGTGCTGGTGGTGATCCTGTTCCTGCAGACCTGGCGCGCCTCGATCATCCCGCTGGCGGCGGTGCCGGTGTCGCTGATCGGCACCTTCGCGGTGATGCACCTGCTGGGCTTCTCGCTCAACGCCCTGTCACTGTTCGGCCTGGTGCTGGCCATCGGCATCGTGGTCGACGACGCCATCGTCGTGGTGGAGAACGTCGAGCGCAACATCGGTCTGGGCAAGTCGCCGGTCGAGGCGACCCGCCAGGCCATGAAGGAAGTCACCGGGCCGATCATCGCCACCGCCCTGGTGCTGTGCGCGGTGTTCGTGCCGACCGCGTTCATCTCCGGCCTGACCGGGCAGTTCTACCAGCAGTTCGCGCTGACCATCGCCATCTCCACGGTGATCTCGGCATTCAACTCGCTGACCCTCTCCCCGGCCCTGGCCGCCGTGCTGCTCAAGGACCACCACACGCCCAGGGACCGCTTCTCGCGCCTGCTCGACCGCCTGCTCGGCGGCTGGCTGTTCGCCCCGTTCAACCGTCTGTTCGAGCGCGCCAGTCACGGCTACGTCGGCAGCGTGCGTCGCGTGCTACGCGGCAGCTCGATCGCCATGCTGATCTACGGCGGCCTGCTCGGCCTCGGCTACCTCGGCTTCTCGAGCACTCCGACCGGCTTCGTGCCGCCGCAGGACAAGCAGTACCTGATCGCCTTCGCCCAGCTGCCGGATGCCGCCACCCTCGACCGCACCGAGGCGGTGATCAAGCGCATGTCGGACATCGCCGGCCAGCACCCCGGCGTGGCGGACACCGTGGCCTTCCCGGGCCTATCGATCAACGGCTTCACCAACAGCCCGAACAGCGGCATCGTGTTCACCCCGCTCAAGCCGTTCGACGAGCGCAAGGATCCGTCGATGTCCGCCGGCGCCATCGCCGCCGAGCTGAACAGGCAGTTCGCCGGTATCCAGGACGCCTACATCGCCATCTTCCCGCCGCCGCCGGTGATGGGCCTCGGCACCATCGGCGGCTTCCGCCTGCAGCTGGAGGATCGCGGCGGCCTCGGTTACGAGGAGCTGTACCGGCAGACCCAGAACATCATCGCCAAGGCGCGCCAGCTGCCGGAGCTGAACCCGATGTCGGTGTTCACCAGCTACCAGGTCAACGTGCCGCAGGTCGATGCCGCCATCGACCGCGAGAAGGCCAAGACCCACGGCGTGGCGATCAGCGACATCTTCGACACCCTGCAGGTGTACCTGGGTTCGCTGTACGCCAACGACTTCAACCGCTTCGGCCGCACCTACCAGGTCAACGTCCAGGCCGACCAGCAGTTCCGCCTCGAGCCCGAGCAGATCGGCCAGCTCAAGGTGCGCAACGACCGTGGCGAGATGATCCCGCTGTCCACCTTCGTCAAGGTGCAAGACAGCGCAGGCCCCGACCGGGTGATGCACTACAACGGCTTCATCACCGCCGAACTCAACGGCGCGGCCGCCCCCGGCTACAGCTCGGGCCAGGCCGAGGCCGCCATCGCCCGGCTGCTCGCGGCCGAACTGCCCAACGGCATGAGCTACGAGTGGACCGATCTGACCTACCAGCAGATCCTCGCCGGCAACACCGCGGTGTTCATCTTCCCGCTCTGCGTGCTGCTGGCTTTCCTGGTGCTGGCCGCCCAGTACGAGAGCTGGAGCCTGCCGCTGGCGGTGATCCTGATCGTGCCGACCGTGCTGGTCTCGGCCATCGCCGGGGTGATCCTGAGCGGCGGCGACAACAACATCTTCACCCAGATCGGTCTGATCGTGCTGGTCGGCCTGGCCTGCAAGAACGCCATCCTCATCGTCGAGTTCGCCAAGGAGCTGCAGGAGGCCGGCATGGATCGCGTCGCCGCCGTGCTGGAAGCCTGCCGCCTGCGTCTGCGCCCGATCCTGATGACCTCCATCGCCTTCATCATGGGCGTGGTGCCGCTGGTGCTGTCCTCCGGCGCCGGCGCCGAGATGCGCCATGCCATGGGCGTGGCGGTGTTCTCCGGGATGATCGGGGTGACCTTCTTCGGCCTCTTGCTGACCCCGGTGTTCTACGTGCTGATCCGCGGCGTGGTGGAGCGGCGCGAAGCGCGCAAGGCTGCCCGCGCACCGCAACTGAAGGAAGCTCACGCATGA